From the genome of Vicia villosa cultivar HV-30 ecotype Madison, WI linkage group LG2, Vvil1.0, whole genome shotgun sequence, one region includes:
- the LOC131651879 gene encoding uncharacterized protein LOC131651879 — translation MASQLVSDVRCQPLLMQYAASYGERGSKQKPFRRQNYGYRRIENSIINPEESATFKEHKNKKESSSYEKGAKRSTNLAQAQKLQRLGFSYLATSFLYMVIKVKAFYTGFIGDVGNESRMVGIEAPVAEAYFSVPVLPN, via the coding sequence ATGGCTTCCCAACTTGTTAGTGATGTAAGATGCCAACCCTTACTAATGCAGTATGCAGCTTCTTATGGCGAAAGAGGGAGCAAACAAAAACCATTTCGTCGCCAAAACTATGGTTATCGTCGAATAGAGAACAGCATAATCAACCCTGAAGAAAGTGCCACCTTCAAAGAGCACAAAAATAAGAAGGAATCATCATCATATGAAAAGGGTGCAAAACGTAGCACAAATCTAGCTCAAGCACAGAAGCTTCAAAGGTTGGGATTCTCTTACCTTGCTACATCTTTTCTTTACATGGTAATTAAGGTTAAAGCATTCTACACAGGTTTCATTGGAGATGTTGGTAATGAATCAAGAATGGTGGGAATTGAAGCACCAGTGGCAGAAGCATATTTCTCAGTTCCAGTTCTACCAAATTAA
- the LOC131651878 gene encoding carbon catabolite repressor protein 4 homolog 4 encodes MLKSFAALSPPLSVSSVVRKMSSSPTPPKIPKFISVEAADIHSRTKPDGFRFSLVSYNILAQAYVKSIIFPYSPRSSLKWNHRSNSIIDVLKNLGADFFCLQELDEFDSFYKGKMQELGYSSIYMKRSGEKKRDGCGIFYKDELAELVLEEKIEYNDLVKTIPDGNSSNDDEHNNVQTNQLDKQKDVATNTGPKSGTEDRGDPNDPRVRLKRDCVGILAAFKFKGPPHQFLIVANTHIYWDPEWADVKLAQAKYLLSRLSQFKTLISHRFECTPEVIVAGDFNSQPGDPVYQYLISGNPSSELITDCIEELPIPLSSVYASTRGEPPFTNFTPGFTGTLDYILCCPSDYMKPISYLELPDSEAADIAGGLPNLSHPSDHLPIGAEFEIVKE; translated from the exons ATGCTAAAGTCTTTTGCTGCGCTTTCTCCTCCCCTCTCCGTATCTAG TGTTGTAAGAAAAATGAGTTCTTCACCAACACCACCAAAAATTCCCAAATTTATTTCAGTTGAAGCCGCTGATATACATTCCAGAACTAAACCTGATG gtTTCAGATTCAGCCTTGTCTCCTATAACATTTTGGCTCAG GCTTATGTGAAGAGCATTATTTTCCCATACTCTCCTCGTTCGTCTCTCAA ATGGAATCATCGTTCGAACTCGATTATAGACGTTCTTAAGAATTTGGGAGCTGATTTTTTCTGCCTGCAg GAACTTGATGAGTTTGATAGCTTTTACAAAGGAAAGATGCAGGAGTTGGGATATTCTTCAATTTATATGAAGAGGAGTGGAGAGAAAAAGCGTGATGGATGTGGGATATTTTACAAGGATGAACT TGCAGAGTTGGTCTTGGAGGAAAAAATTGAATACAATGATCTTGTAAAGACAATTCCAGATGGGAACTCTTCAAATGACGACGAACACAACAATGTCCAAACAAACCAGCTAGATAAACAAAAGGATGTTGCGACCAATACTG GACCTAAATCGGGTACAGAAGATCGTGGAGATCCGAATGATCCTCGTGTGAGACTAAAGCGTGATTGTGTTGGAATTCTGGCtgcattcaaattcaaaggtCCCCCTCATCAATTTCTTATTGTCGCCAACACACATATTTATTG GGATCCTGAGTGGGCTGATGTCAAACTTGCACAAGCTAAATATCTTCTATCTCGCCTGTCACAGTTTAAAACACTGATATCTCATAGATTTGAATGCACACCTGAAGTGATTGTGGCCGGTGACTTCAACTCTCAGCCAGGAGATCCG GTTTATCAGTATCTCATATCAGGCAACCCTTCATCAGAACTGATAACTGACTGTATAGAGGAGCTTCCCATTCCTCTGAGTAGTGTCTATGCTTCTACTAGAGGAGAGCCACCATTTACAAACTTTACACCTGGCTTCACCGGAACACTCGATTATATATTATGTTGCCCCTCTGACTACATGAAACCAATTAGCTATCTTGAGCTTCCAGACTCGGAAGCAGCAGATATTGCTGGTGGACTGCCAAACTTGAGTCATCCAAGTGATCATCTACCAATTGGTGCTGAATTCGAAATAGTGAAGGAATAA